The genomic segment ATTGTGCACTACGCGCGGGAGCGGCTGGCGTCGAAAATGTCCTACAGCACGGCCGTGTACGGGTTGCTGCCCAGCGAGTTCACGTTGACGCAGGTGCAGGCGGCGTATGAAGCGGTGCGGGGGCGGCAGCTGGACAAACGCAATTTTCGCAAGAAGTTTCTCAGCCTCAGCGTGGTCCACGAGACGGGTGGAGTGTGGCAGGAGGGCGCGCACCGGCCCGCCAAGCTGTACGCATTTAACGGCCGCACGTTGCAGGACTTCGACTCGGGGGTGTAGGAGCCGCCAGTGGGCCGCCTAGCGGGTCAGGCGCATGAGGATGCGCGGCACCCCGTCCAGCGCGGAGGTGGTGTCGGCTACCTTGGTGAAACCTTCCCTCTCGAACATTCTGCGGAACCCGGGGTAGGCAAAAATGGGGGCGACCTTGGCGTCGGTGTCCAGGGGATAGCCCTCGATCACTGTGGCGCCGTTGTCCCAGGCGAAGGCGATGGCACCGGCGAGTAGTTGCTGGCCGATGCCACCTTTGCGCATTCGGGCGCGGGTGCGTAGGCAGAAGATGGACCACGGGGCGTCGTCGGCGATGCGCGGGTAGGCGGCGGTGCTGAGTTCGGCGACGTCGGCGCGGGGCGCTACCCCCGCCCAGCCCACGACTGTGCTGGTGCCGTCGGCATCGTCGCGGTAGGCGAGGATCCCCGGCGCGGGTTCCGCCTGGCAGAGGTGCTGTACTTCGGCGCGCCGGGCTGCGGCGTCGAGCTTGGCGGCGGCTTTGTATCCGAGCCGGTAGCTGAGGCACCAGCAGGCTTTCGCGGTGGGGCTTTTCTTGGGGCTGAGGAGGAGTTCCATATCGTTGAAACGTTCGATTGTGGCTGGTTCGATGCGGAGAGGGTCCATGGTATTTAGGGTACCAGCGTTGACTCCAGCCCTACCCCGTGCTACAGTTAGTGTAAATAAAACACTAACTACCGATTGTGGGAGTTGTTATGGACATGATCACCGCTTTCTTTAGCGTGAACACCATAGCCTTCACCATCCTCGGCTATTCCATTAGCTGGCTGGAACTTGTTGGCACCATTTTCAATCTCGTGTGCGTCATCCTCGCTGCGCGCCGCAACATCTGGAACTGGCCTATAGGGCTCATCGGCGTCATGCTGTTCGGTGTTCTCTTCTATCAAATCAATCTGTATGCGGACGTATTCGAGCAGGTGTACTACCTAATTACCGGTATTAGCGGCTGGTACCTGTGGGCACGAGTGGGCACCAACAAAAACACCGACGAAAAAGTGCTTATCACCACCAATAGTCTGCGCAGCAACCTATATTGGGTTGCGGGCATTGCCGGGGCGTCGTTACTCACCGGATGGATTGTGTCGAACCTGCACATATGGCTACCCACCCTGTTCCCGGAACCAGCATCACTACCGCTTCTCGACGCCGCCTCCACCATGACCGCCTTCGCCGCGCAGTTCCTCATGATGCGCCGCAAGCTTGAAAGCTGGTACCTGTGGATCATTGTCGACATCGTGGCGGTTGGCCTGTACTGGTACAAAGGTGTGCCCTTCGTCGCCCTGCTCTACGCCGCATTCCTCATCAACGCGATCTACGGCTGGTACACCTGGAGGAACAACACCGCAGCTCGCGCAAATGTAAAGGAAGCTGCCCCTGAGAAAGAACCTGAGCTGTGCGAAGCCTAACCGGAGTTCGCGGCGTTATAGCAGGAAAATTCTACCCACCGCATAAAGGCCACCATCACCTGATTAACACCGCGCTTGCCGACTGCACAGAAGTGGACGTGCTGGTCGTGGACAACCCCGACTACGTCATACCCGCGCAACTGCGCAGGCAATGGCTCCAAGCCGAACATCCCGGCGCGCGGGTACACATCGTTCCCGACATTGGGAAAGATGACGATTCCGTTGCGTGGGCGGCCCACGCCATGCAATTCCTCGGATATGCACCGGACGTGGTGTACAGCAGCGAGGACTACGGCCCGAACTGGGCGCACTACATGGGTGCCCAGCATGTGATGGTGGATCAGCCCCGCCAGGTGGTGCCCATGTCCGGCACTATCGCACGCCGGGACATCCTTGCAGCCTGGGATTACCTTAGCCCTTCGGTGCGCGCTGGACTGGCGTTGCGTGTGGTCATTGTCGGTGCTGAATCCACTGGCACTACCACGCTCGCCCGTGCGCTTGCCGACGCCCTGCACGTGCCATGGGTTCCAGAGGTTGGGCGTTTCTACACCGAATCTATTCTGAGCGACGGCGGTGCTTGGGGCAACGAAGATTTCTATCGGATCGCTCACCTGCAACAGTCCTACGAGGCGGCCATTGCGATGCGCTCGCGCGGCGTGATTGTCTGCGACACCAACACCGTGGCCACCGAGCTATGGCAGCGCCGCTACCTGGGCGAAACAACCTCGCACATGCATGAGATAGCCAGCAAGGACAAGGCCGACCTGTATGTGATCACTGGTGACGAGATTCCCTTCGTACAGGACGGCATTCGCGACGGCGAACACATCCGGCACGAGATGCACCAGTGGTTCCTGGAACACATTGCGGCGACGGGTGTGCCTTTCATCGTGGTCACTGGTTCTGTGGAGGAGCGCCTCGCTGCCACTGAACAGGCTGCGCGGGACATGATTGAGCGGTGCCGGGTAGTGCGTTGAAGGGGGGATGCCTGAAGTGTTTTGGCACTTTAAGCTTCCTGTCCGGGCGGTCTCTGTCCTGTAAAGTGTGCTTATGCTCAAGCACGAAAATGGGGTGTTTTCAGGCTTGGAGATAAGCAAACTTTCCCCTTGGGTTCTAGTGGTTGTGGAAACACCCCAATTTTCGAACCCGCCGGGTCGTTACGCTAGCGCGCCTCAACGGCATCG from the Corynebacterium durum genome contains:
- a CDS encoding GNAT family N-acetyltransferase, producing the protein MDPLRIEPATIERFNDMELLLSPKKSPTAKACWCLSYRLGYKAAAKLDAAARRAEVQHLCQAEPAPGILAYRDDADGTSTVVGWAGVAPRADVAELSTAAYPRIADDAPWSIFCLRTRARMRKGGIGQQLLAGAIAFAWDNGATVIEGYPLDTDAKVAPIFAYPGFRRMFEREGFTKVADTTSALDGVPRILMRLTR
- the pnuC gene encoding nicotinamide riboside transporter PnuC produces the protein MITAFFSVNTIAFTILGYSISWLELVGTIFNLVCVILAARRNIWNWPIGLIGVMLFGVLFYQINLYADVFEQVYYLITGISGWYLWARVGTNKNTDEKVLITTNSLRSNLYWVAGIAGASLLTGWIVSNLHIWLPTLFPEPASLPLLDAASTMTAFAAQFLMMRRKLESWYLWIIVDIVAVGLYWYKGVPFVALLYAAFLINAIYGWYTWRNNTAARANVKEAAPEKEPELCEA
- a CDS encoding AAA family ATPase; this translates as MRSLTGVRGVIAGKFYPPHKGHHHLINTALADCTEVDVLVVDNPDYVIPAQLRRQWLQAEHPGARVHIVPDIGKDDDSVAWAAHAMQFLGYAPDVVYSSEDYGPNWAHYMGAQHVMVDQPRQVVPMSGTIARRDILAAWDYLSPSVRAGLALRVVIVGAESTGTTTLARALADALHVPWVPEVGRFYTESILSDGGAWGNEDFYRIAHLQQSYEAAIAMRSRGVIVCDTNTVATELWQRRYLGETTSHMHEIASKDKADLYVITGDEIPFVQDGIRDGEHIRHEMHQWFLEHIAATGVPFIVVTGSVEERLAATEQAARDMIERCRVVR